From Spirochaetota bacterium:
GGCCGGTTCCCCGGGGCCACCGTGGACATGACCGTGAGCAGGTCGGCGGGGTCCATGCGCATCGTCAACTCCAGCGGCCTGGACCTCTCCTACCGCAGCAGCCGCTACTCGGTTTCCATCGGGGCGACGCTGATCCTCGACGACGGCGCCAGGATCGACGCGGGGGAGAGCGCCTCCTTTCTCGCCCCCGCCCCCTGCGGCAATCTCGGATCGGCGATCATCGGCAAGATCGAGGCGGCCCTGTCGACGCGGAAGCTCCGCAGCGGCCGGGTCCCGGTGATCCTTTCGCCCCGCGCCTTCGCCCGCGTCATCGGCATCATGACCGGCGGGCTGAACGCGAAAGCGGTCTGGAAGGGCATATCCCCCTTCGCGGACAAGCGGGGCGCCGCGCTCTTCAACAGCTCCCTGACGGTGCGCGACGATCCGGAGGTGCCCGGCTCGCCCTACAGTTATCCCTTTGACGACGAGGGGGTCACGGCCGGGGACAAGCGCCTGGTCGACCGGGGCAGGATAGAGAACTTCATCACCGACCTGAAATACGCGCAGAAATTGAACCTGACCCCCGGCGGCAACGGGGCCCGGGGCTATTCGTCGCTCCCCTATCCCTCCTACAGCAACATCGTCATAGAGCCGGGGCGCGACGGCAGGGAAGGCATAATCCGCGGCGTTTCCCGGGGCATCCTGGTGGAGCAGTTCATCGGCCTGGGCCAGTCGAACACCCTGACCGGCGACTTTTCCGGGAACCTGGAGCTCGCCTATCTCATCGAGAACGGTGCCATCAGGGGCCGCGTCAAGGACTGCATGATATCGGACAACCTGTTCAGGCTCCTTGCCGGAGATATCGTCCTGAGCGCCGAGCGCGAGCGGATCGGCTCCGTGCTGGCGCCCTATGTCCTGTTTCCCTCGGTGAATTTCACGGGGTGATAAAACCCGCCGGGCACCCTCGCTAACGGCTGACCAGTACTTACCTTATATATCCCCCCGTCCCCCAGTGGGGGCGTGAGTGATAGAATTCCTTGTGGAAAAAAGAAACTTTATTATGGGCACCTCTAAAAATTAGAATTTTCAATATATCAACATTGAAAAATTCTAATTTTTACACTGAAAGTGCCCACAAGGGAACATCCAAATTTGATTTTTCGAGGTTCCCTTATATTAATCAAATTATTATGACATTCTATCGAGTATTTTAGAGATGCACAAAATTTCATTTATGCGGTATACCTAACGCAGACTGGAGTACTGTTATACACGCCCCCTCCGGGGGTCGGGGGGGCATTATCTTAGCTGATAGGATACAACCATGTAATGGAAGTGAGGCGGGTGAGGATAAAAAATAATTATCGACAAACCACGGTAATGATATATATTTCACCTGAGATTTTGATTATTACCCTGGAGCAACGATCCGGCCAATGAGTAAAACATCAAAAACATACATGGCGACGATCCCCCTCCTCCTTATCGGGCTCATGGCGGGATTCAGCGCGTCAGCATCGGCCCAGATCGACAAGAACAAGCTATTCAGCCATTACAAGAAGCGCCCGAAGATAGCCCTGGTCCTCTCGGGGGGCGGCGCCAAGGGCATCGCCCACGTG
This genomic window contains:
- a CDS encoding TldD/PmbA family protein codes for the protein MIERIRDRLSGKARWFDIIEVRGSGMPISFANNRLHAVTERHNSGYGVRVNVDGKTGFSYTNDPTRLEETADRALTLSAWGDSEDFDLPAKSARAFEPYDGAIERFDPADEIERARETIAAITGRFPGATVDMTVSRSAGSMRIVNSSGLDLSYRSSRYSVSIGATLILDDGARIDAGESASFLAPAPCGNLGSAIIGKIEAALSTRKLRSGRVPVILSPRAFARVIGIMTGGLNAKAVWKGISPFADKRGAALFNSSLTVRDDPEVPGSPYSYPFDDEGVTAGDKRLVDRGRIENFITDLKYAQKLNLTPGGNGARGYSSLPYPSYSNIVIEPGRDGREGIIRGVSRGILVEQFIGLGQSNTLTGDFSGNLELAYLIENGAIRGRVKDCMISDNLFRLLAGDIVLSAERERIGSVLAPYVLFPSVNFTG